The following is a genomic window from Stenotrophomonas maltophilia.
GCCCAGGCCTCGCTGATCGGCAAGCCGGTCACCGTGCTCGAGCACCGTGGCGAGATGGACCAGACCCTGCTCGGCAACCTGAAGGCGCATGGCGTGGCGCGCCGCCCGATGCAGTATGGCGATGCCCAGTTCGCGCAGGTGGTGTCGACCATCCGCAACGAAGGCGGTGACACCGTCGGCTACGTGGTGGAATGGCGCGACCGCACCCAGGAAGCGCAGGTCGAGGCCGAAGTGGCCCGCGTGATCGCCCAGGCCGCCGCCGGCGACCTGTCCGGCCGCATCGATGCCAGCGACAAGGAAGGCTTCTTCCTGCAGCTGGCCCAGCAGATCAACGGCCTGCTCGACGCCAACGCCGGCAGCATCGAACAGATTTCCGGCCTGCTCGCCGCGCTGTCGCAGGGTGACCTGACCGTGCGCATGCACGGCGATTACCAGGGCGTGTTCGCCCGCATGCGTGACGATGCCAACGCCACCGCCGCGCAGCTCAGCGAGATCGTCACCCGCATCAAGCAGTCCAGCCGTGCGATCAGCTCGGCCGCCGGCGAAATCGCCTCCGGCAACAGCGACCTGTCGCGCCGCACCGAGCAGCAGGCTGCCAACCTGGAAGAGACCGCTGCGTCGATGGAGGAACTGACCTCCACCGTGCGCCAGAACGCCGAGCACGCCCGCCAGGCCAACCAGCTCGCCATCGGCGCGCACGGTGTCGCCTCGCAGGGCGGCGAGGTGGTCGGCCAGGTGGTTACCACCATGTCGGCCATCCAGGCCTCGTCGAAGAAGATCGCCGAGATCATCTCGGTCATCGACGGCATCGCCTTCCAGACCAACATCCTGGCGCTGAACGCCGCGGTGGAAGCCGCCCGTGCCGGTGAACAGGGCCGCGGCTTTGCCGTGGTTGCCAGCGAAGTGCGCACCCTCGCCCAGCGCTCGGCGGCCGCTGCCAAGGAGATCAAGGGCCTGATCGACGATTCGGTCGGCAAGGTCAATGACGGCTCGGCGCTGGTGCACAAGGCGGGCGCGACCATGGGCGAGATCGTTGCCTCGGTGCAGCGCGTGACCGACATCATGGCCGAGATCTCCGCCGCTTCGCAGGAACAGAGCGCCGGCATCGAGCAGGTCAACCAGACCGTGGTGCAGATGGACGAAACCACCCAGCAGAACGCTGCGCTGGTGGAAGAAGCCACCGCCGCCGCGCGTGCGATGGAAGAACAGGCCGGCCACCTCAGCGAGGCCGTGTCGATCTTCGTGGTGGACGAAGCCGAGGCGGTGGTTGCCCCGCCGCGCGCCGTCGCCCCGGCTGCGCGTGCCGCCACACCGGCAGCCCCGGCCCCGGTCGCACCGCCGGCCCGGCGCACGGCGGGCGGTCGCCCGATGGCCACCGAACTGGCCGACGGAGACTGGCAGGAGTTCTGATGCCTGCCTGACCTGACGCACGAGAACGCCCTGGCCCTGCGCTGGGGCGTTTTCGTTTTCGGGGTATCCGGATATCCAGCCAACGGCGAAGCCCTTCGGGGTGGTCGCGAGCAGCGCTGGGCTGCGGGGGGTAGGCCGGGAGGGTGGGTTGCGCAGGGCACGCCGTGAATACGTCCCTGTAGGCTCGGGCGCGCCATCCATGGCGCTTACGCCCCTGCGCAACCCACCCTCCCGGCCACGGACAGTTTCCGTGCGCGTCCACCCCGGATTGAAGAAGGAAGAGCAACAGCAACAGCTGCATCGCTTCCGGGGTCAGATCCGTTTTCCGCAGGAAAACGGATCTGACCCCTCTTTCCACCTGGAAACCCAATGCTCTTGCCGTCCGACGCCGGGATGTCGAATGGGCCTGGTCAGGGTGGGTTGGCGGGGGTGTCCGCGGCATGGATGCCGCGGCCAAGCCCCCAAGTACGGGTTTACGGCGTCCCCCGCCAACCCACCCTGGCCAAGCCCTTCTCGCAACCCGTGACCGCCGAGCAACCGCTGTTGCTGTTGCTGTTGCTTCAAAAGCCTGCCGCAGGCAGCGCCGCAGCCGCCGCTGCAAGGAAACCTGAATACGTTCGGACAACGCACCTCAATCCCCCGCCCGCGCGGCCGATAACGGGGTTGTCACCGTGTGTCCTGCCGTGACCGGCTCGGCGCCGCCCGCCTGCTTCAACCTGGTCCTGCTCGATGAATCTCCTGCATCGCTGGCAACACTACTTCAGCAACCTCTCCGTCCGGCGCAAGCTCAACCTGCTGACGCTGCTCATCGCGCTCGGCGTGATCGCGCTGTCGGTGATCGCCGCCCGCATGCAGTACCTGGACCTCACCGAGACCCGCAAGACCGCGCTGAAGACCCAGGTCGAACTCAGCTACGGCATCCTGCAGCACTACCACCGTCTGGCCACCACCGGCGAGCTCAGCGAAGACGCCGCCAAGGCGGCGGCATTGCAGGCACTGGAAGTGATGCGCGCCGACAATGATGCGTACTACTTCAACCTCTACGACACCGGCTACCGCCTGCTGATGCATCCGTTCCGCAAGGACCTGGTCGGCAAGGACATGAAGGACTTCCGCACCGACGATGGCGTGCGCATCTACTACGACCAGGTGGAAGCGGCCAAGGCCGGCGGCGGCTTCGTCAGTTACCGCTGGGCCAAGCCGGGCAGCAAGGGAGAGGTCGAGAAGGTCGCCTACGCCGGCCTGTTCGCGCCCTGGAACTGGGTGGTCAGCAGCGGCGTCTACCTGGACGACGTGCAGAAGCAGGCGCTGGTGTTCACCGCCATCATGGCCGTCGCCGGCGGCGTGCTGGTGTTGATCGTGCTGGCGCTGAGCTGGGTCATCGGCAATCGCATCGCGCGCCCGCTGAAGCAGGCCACCGCCGTCGCCGAAGGCATCGCCCGTGGCAAGCTGGACAGCCACATCGGCCCGCAGCCGCACGACGAGCCGGGCCGCCTGCTGGAGGCCATGTCGGGCATGCAGCAGCAGTTGCACGCGGTCATCAACGGCCAGCGTGAGATGGCCCGTCGGCACGAGAGTGGCGAGTTGAGCTACCGCATCGACGCGCGCGCCTTCCCAGGTGAGTATGGCCTGATGGTGCAGGAGACCAACGCCCTGGTCGGCAGCCACGTGCAGACCCTGCACGATGTGCTGGACGTGGTGCAGCAATACGCCGTCGGCGACCTCAGCCGCGACATCGCGCGCTATCCGGGCGAGAAGGCGGCGATGACCACCACCGTCGATACGGTCAAGGCCAACCTCGGCCGCATCAACGCCGAGATCAAGCAGCTGGCCAGTGCCGCTGCCGAAGGCGATTTCAGCCGCCGAGGCGATGCGC
Proteins encoded in this region:
- a CDS encoding methyl-accepting chemotaxis protein: MNLLHRWQHYFSNLSVRRKLNLLTLLIALGVIALSVIAARMQYLDLTETRKTALKTQVELSYGILQHYHRLATTGELSEDAAKAAALQALEVMRADNDAYYFNLYDTGYRLLMHPFRKDLVGKDMKDFRTDDGVRIYYDQVEAAKAGGGFVSYRWAKPGSKGEVEKVAYAGLFAPWNWVVSSGVYLDDVQKQALVFTAIMAVAGGVLVLIVLALSWVIGNRIARPLKQATAVAEGIARGKLDSHIGPQPHDEPGRLLEAMSGMQQQLHAVINGQREMARRHESGELSYRIDARAFPGEYGLMVQETNALVGSHVQTLHDVLDVVQQYAVGDLSRDIARYPGEKAAMTTTVDTVKANLGRINAEIKQLASAAAEGDFSRRGDAQRFDHDFRLMLENLNAMMAVSDDNLGKLSQLLSAIAEGDLTARMHGDYQGVFARMRDDANATVAQLTQIVGQIQASASSITLAAGEIASGNSDLSRRTEQQAANLEETAASMEELTSTVRQNAEHARQANQLAIGAHGVASQGGEVVGQVVTTMSAIEASSKKIAEIISVIDGIAFQTNILALNAAVEAARAGEQGRGFAVVASEVRTLAQRSAAAAKEIKGLIDDSVGKVAEGSSLVHQAGSTMGEIVASVQRVTDIMAEISAASQEQSAGIEQVNQTVVQMDETTQQNAALVEEATAAARAMEDQAAQLADAVAIFRLDNQVSAAVKAVAARVEPPRITTVARPQPTSTPAPVRRSSNASTFVASDSDWQEF